In a genomic window of Caloenas nicobarica isolate bCalNic1 chromosome 1, bCalNic1.hap1, whole genome shotgun sequence:
- the NDUFB2 gene encoding NADH dehydrogenase [ubiquinone] 1 beta subcomplex subunit 2, mitochondrial: MLASLGRSAGRLLRAGSGNAGLRHAGGGVHIQPRYRQFPELTRAQVIRSELLSGFMWFWILWHFWHSSDMVLGHFPYPDPAAWTDEELGIPPDDAE, from the exons ATGTTGGCGTCGCTGGGGCGCTCGGcggggcggctgctgcgggCCGGGAGCGGCAACGCCGGGCTGCGGCA CGCGGGCGGCGGGGTGCACATCCAGCCGCGGTACCGGCAGTTCCCGGAGCTGACGCGGGCGCAGGTGATCCGGAGCGAACTCCTCAGCGGCTTCATGTGGTTCTGGATCCTCTGGCACTTCTGGCACAGCTCGGAcatggtgctg GGCCACTTCCCCTACCCCGACCCTGCGGCCTGGACGGACGAGGAGCTCGGGATCCCTCCGGACGACGCGGAGTAG